One segment of Solanum stenotomum isolate F172 chromosome 1, ASM1918654v1, whole genome shotgun sequence DNA contains the following:
- the LOC125847814 gene encoding vacuolar-processing enzyme-like, translated as MVGAVLSRTLNSKTSFPPSFAPFWPRTQLLIFASTAAPNYGVDQDELGALLAAWEEEAGTVSIDVEDRTADSVQGQYSRVANRTAANITHSGYGSHVTQYGDIVVSFDSLAAFMGENFKNHSHDSVDAKSFSTSSSSRNVDQRSTELFYLFTKHQNAPEGSDEKYEARVKLNEVMSQRSEVDNNVKYLGELLFGVEKGNEVLHSVRSAGQPLVDNWDCLKSYVKIFEVHCGRLTTYGRKHVRGIANICNAGITSEKMAAMSAQACSS; from the exons ATGGTCGGGGCTGTTCTCTCAAGGACTCTCAATTCAAAAACATCATTCCCTCCATCTTTCGCTCCATTCTGGCCTCGGACTCAGCTATTGATTTTTGCATCAACAGCAGCTCCTAATTATGGTGTGGATCAGGATGAACTAGGAGCCCTACTAGCAGCCTGGGAAGAGGAGGCCGGGACAGTATCGAT TGATGTAGAAGATCGAACAGCTGACAGCGTGCAAGGGCAGTATAGTAGA GTTGCAAACAGAACTGCAGCCAACATAACACATAGTGGCTATGGCTCTCATGTCACACAATACGGTGATATAGTGGTGAGTTTTGATTCTCTTGCCGCGTTTATGGGTGAGAATTTCAAAAATCACAGTCATGACTCTGTGGATGCAAAGTCATTCTcgacatcatcatcatcaaggAATGTGGATCAGCGCAGTACTGAACTTTTCTATTTATTCACCAAA CACCAAAATGCTCCTGAAGGCTCCGATGAGAAATATGAAGCTCGTGTGAAACTAAATGAAGTTATGTCACAGAGAAGTGAAGTGGACAACAATGTAAAATATCTAGGGGAACTTCTTTTTGGTGTTGAAAAAGGTAATGAGGTACTACATAGCGTTCGATCTGCTGGACAACCACTTGTTGACAACTGGGATTGCCTTAAGTCCTAT GTGAAGATATTTGAGGTACATTGTGGAAGATTAACAACGTATGGAAGGAAACATGTACGTGGTATCGCCAACATCTGCAATGCTGGGATTACGAGTGAGAAAATGGCTGCTATGTCTGCACAAGCATGTTCAAGTTAG